In the Streptomyces sp. 3214.6 genome, GGCGGCGTGATGAACCTGGTCGTGCTCACCGCGGCCATGTCCTCGCTCAACTCCGGCCTGTACTCCACCGGCCGTATCCTGCGCTCCATGGCGATGTCCGGCTCCGCCCCGAAGTTCACCTCGGTCATGAGCCGCAGCCAGGTCCCGTACGGCGGCATTCTGCTCACGAGCGGTATCTGTGTCCTGGGTGTCGGCCTGAACTTCGTCGTCCCGGCGGACGCCTTCGAGATCGTCCTCAACTTCGCGGCGATCGGCATCCTCTCCACCTGGGGCATGATCATGATCTGTCACTTCCTCTTCTGGCAGAAGACCCAGAAGGGCGAGCTGACGCGCCCGAGCTACCGGCTCCCGGGCTCCCCGTGGACCGAACTCGTGACGCTGGTCTTCCTCGTCTCGGTCCTCGTCCTCATGTACGCCGACGGCGGCGCGGGCCGCACCACCGTGCTGTGTCTGCCGCTGATCGTCGCGGCGCTCGTCGCCGGCTGGTACGGCATCCGCCGCAACCTCGCGCGCACCGCGGCCAAGGCCGACGCGTGAGTCCCGCGCCGGCCCACGACAACCCACAAGTGATCCAGGCAGTGATGTACAGCAGTTCCCTCGCCCACGCCCCCGCGATCCGCGAACCCCTCCACGCCCCCGTCGCCCACCTCGTGCGCGGCGGCGTGACGGAGGGGATCCACTACGGCTCCGTCGTCGTCCTCGGCACGCGCGGTCAGGTCGACTTCCAGCTCGGCGACATCGAGGCCGCGTTCTACCCGCGCTCGGCGCTCAAGCCCGTCCAGGCCGTCGCCATGCTGCGGGCAGGCCTGCCGCTCGACGGCGAGCTGCTCTCGCTCGCCGCCGCCAGCCACTCCGGCGAGGAACGCCACCTCGCCGGCACCCGGCGGATCCTCGAGCTGGCGGGCGTCACGGAGGACGACCTGCGCAACGTCAAGGACATGCCGTACGACCCGGCGGTCCGCGACGCGTGGACACGCGAGGGCCGCGAGCCCTCCCGGCTGGCGCAGAACTGCTCCGGCAAGCACGCGGCCATGCTGTACACCTGCAAGCTCAACGGCTGGTCCCTCGACGGCTACCTCGACCCGGAGCACCCGCTTCAGCAGGCGATCGCCGAGATCGTCGAGGACCTCACCGGGCAGCGGATCGCACGGGTCACCGTCGACGGGTGCGGCGCCCCTCTCTTCTCCGTCTCCCTGCACGGCCTCGCCAGGGCCGCCGCCCGCATCACCACCTCGGCCCCGGACACTCCGGAGGCGCGGGTCGCGGACGCCATGCGCGACCACGCCGAGATGGCCTCGGGCGCGGGCCGGGACGTCGCCGCCCTGATGCGGGCCGTCCCCG is a window encoding:
- a CDS encoding asparaginase, producing MYSSSLAHAPAIREPLHAPVAHLVRGGVTEGIHYGSVVVLGTRGQVDFQLGDIEAAFYPRSALKPVQAVAMLRAGLPLDGELLSLAAASHSGEERHLAGTRRILELAGVTEDDLRNVKDMPYDPAVRDAWTREGREPSRLAQNCSGKHAAMLYTCKLNGWSLDGYLDPEHPLQQAIAEIVEDLTGQRIARVTVDGCGAPLFSVSLHGLARAAARITTSAPDTPEARVADAMRDHAEMASGAGRDVAALMRAVPGLLAKDGFEGVEVAALPDGRAVAVKISDGANRARVPVTAAALARAGVDPALLTEFAGEPLLGGGEPVGCVHPVRALDLLSARACA